The genomic window TAAAGTGGGAAACAAAATACTAGAAACAGCTTCACTCACAATAGCTAGCCACCGGGGATGGTACAGGCGCGAATAGAGGATGAGACGTTTCACATAGTCGATTATCCCCAGCAAATCGCACTCTTCACGATTCACCATAATCAACGAAGGTACAAACTTCACCCTCAACCCATGTTTTTTGAGGATATTGTGCATCATTAAATCTTCACCGAAGGCTTGCGCCCACTGTTCTACAATTCCTGTTTGACGCAATACCTCTGTTTTTAAAGCCAAAGTCCCACCCCAGGGAATACCAAATAGGTACATCTGCACAACTGAAGCTATATTCCCTGTATAGCGTACCAACGAACCCCAGTATTTCCCTGTGGGTACATACCAACGATGGCCTGTTGTCGCCCCAACTTTAGGATTATCTAAAGGACTAACTAATTCCCGCAGCCAATTAGAATGAACTATGATATCGGCATCAACAAAAGCTACCACTTCATAAGAATCATCCAAATCAGAAATAGCTTGAATCAAAGCACTACATTTAAGACTACAATTGTGGCGGATAACTCTTAAATGACTAATATCAGCATTAGTTACTTCTAGTTGCTTGATAGTATCCCCAGCAATCTGCCAAGCTGGGTCATCCTGACTATCAATAATCAGCTTTAAATCGTAGTTTGGGTAATTCTG from Nostoc sp. UHCC 0870 includes these protein-coding regions:
- a CDS encoding glycosyltransferase, with the translated sequence MRDLAAFLFRSLLGWLGIQVFISLMFLLYVRLSRTKTLPDEQLPKTAVILCLRGADPFLPNCIEALLKQNYPNYDLKLIIDSQDDPAWQIAGDTIKQLEVTNADISHLRVIRHNCSLKCSALIQAISDLDDSYEVVAFVDADIIVHSNWLRELVSPLDNPKVGATTGHRWYVPTGKYWGSLVRYTGNIASVVQMYLFGIPWGGTLALKTEVLRQTGIVEQWAQAFGEDLMMHNILKKHGLRVKFVPSLIMVNREECDLLGIIDYVKRLILYSRLYHPRWLAIVSEAVSSILFPTLVIVLFFLSLGDAQWEVADLLFKSYSIYTLGLLSLMLLMEMALQPVIRAQGQPGTKLSIGMVGRMLLSIPVTQWVYGLAMLSSVWISTVKWRGIVYRIRGPWNVRLVEYHPYDFLDQPVDSKISL